One genomic region from Desulfurobacteriaceae bacterium encodes:
- the dndB gene encoding DNA sulfur modification protein DndB, producing the protein MRNSFYTFPAVRGIQAGKEFYTVMCPLKLIPEIFKEINIPLLPPKLRAQRILNKRRIPEIKKYILDNPYTYVFSSITISVDGKVEFEAISEENYQIGKLKIDKNSRIIINDGQHRIEAIKQALQENPELGYETISMVVFIDLGLERSQQIFTDLNRYSVKPTPSISILYDYRDQMAELTRYLAENVYYFKDLVEYERSSISNRSNKLFTLSSIYHATKEFLDKKGNKVEISEEDRILSFEFWEEVGRNIPEWEKIKKGELAAYKARQEYIHSHGLFLNAIAIVGRVIIKKQLNLREILSRLKDIDWHRNNPEWEGIALNKGRLSKANVNIKATAEFILKKILGEKYVT; encoded by the coding sequence ATGAGAAATTCCTTTTATACCTTTCCTGCTGTTAGAGGAATTCAAGCAGGAAAAGAATTTTACACTGTAATGTGTCCATTAAAACTAATTCCAGAGATATTTAAAGAGATAAACATTCCTTTACTTCCACCTAAACTAAGGGCTCAGAGAATTCTCAATAAAAGAAGGATTCCAGAAATAAAAAAGTACATTTTGGATAACCCATACACTTACGTTTTTTCTTCAATCACTATTTCCGTTGATGGGAAAGTGGAATTTGAAGCCATTAGTGAAGAAAACTATCAAATAGGAAAACTTAAAATAGATAAAAACTCAAGAATCATAATAAATGACGGACAACACAGGATTGAAGCTATAAAACAAGCCCTTCAAGAAAATCCGGAACTAGGTTACGAAACAATTTCAATGGTTGTTTTTATTGATTTAGGACTAGAACGAAGTCAGCAAATATTTACTGACTTGAACAGGTATTCCGTAAAACCAACGCCATCCATTAGTATCCTATATGACTATAGAGATCAGATGGCGGAGTTAACTAGATATCTTGCAGAAAACGTTTACTATTTCAAAGACTTAGTAGAGTATGAAAGAAGCTCTATATCAAATAGATCAAATAAACTTTTTACACTAAGTAGCATTTATCATGCTACCAAAGAATTTCTAGATAAGAAAGGCAACAAAGTGGAAATAAGCGAAGAAGACAGAATACTTTCTTTTGAATTCTGGGAAGAAGTAGGTAGGAACATTCCTGAGTGGGAAAAGATAAAAAAAGGCGAACTAGCTGCTTATAAGGCAAGACAAGAATACATCCATTCTCATGGACTTTTTCTGAACGCTATCGCTATAGTAGGTCGCGTAATTATCAAAAAGCAATTAAACCTACGAGAAATTCTTTCTAGGCTGAAAGATATAGACTGGCATAGAAATAATCCTGAGTGGGAAGGAATAGCACTAAACAAAGGTAGATTAAGTAAAGCTAACGTAAACATAAAAGCTACAGCAGAGTTCATTCTAAAGAAGATATTGGGAGAAAAATATGTCACATAA